One genomic segment of Clavelina lepadiformis chromosome 3, kaClaLepa1.1, whole genome shotgun sequence includes these proteins:
- the LOC143449068 gene encoding uncharacterized protein LOC143449068, with the protein MRGVTFLLSLACYVIMTYSQQCRQVLTTVCDDDVVNSSMQKGDKGDVGRSGKSGSPGAQGDPGAKGEPGGVGQKGMQGESCALGSLGTDIVTRLTKIEELLTPPSTTTMVATTVTTTTPSSITSCSTSSSNGPHTLMSGVEVYCEDGWTIFQRRIDGSVSFERRWDDYANGFGQIDGEFWLGKRKFVQLKRILF; encoded by the exons ATGAGAGGAGTGACTTTTCTGTTATCATTggcttgttacgtcatcatgACCTACTCGCAACAATGTCGTCAAGTCCTTACCACTGTCTGTGATGATGACGTCGTCAACTCAAGCATGCAGAAAGGAGACAAAGGTGATGTCGGCAGATCCGGAAAATCCGGGAGTCCGGGAGCTCAAGGAGATCCAGGAGCCAAAGGAGAACCCGGAGGAGTTGGACAGAAGGGGATGCAAGGAGAATCGTGCGCTCTGGGGTCCCTAGGAACCGACATAGTCACCAGACTGACAA AAATCGAGGAGCTCCTTACACCACCCAGTACCACGACCATGGTTGCTACCACAGTTACCACGACAACACCATCTAGTATTACGTCATGTTCAACGTCATCAAGCAACGGTCCCCACACATTGATGAGTGGTGTTGAAGTTTACTGCGAGGATGGATGGACG atttttcaaagaaGAATTGACGGAAGTGTTAGTTTCGAACGACGATGGGACGACTACGCGAACGGTTTTGGTCAGATTGATGGGGAATTTTGGCTCGGTAAGAGGAAGTTTGTTCAACTtaaacgcattttattttga
- the LOC143449070 gene encoding uncharacterized protein LOC143449070, translating to MAYRGENQDTIKNEILYLALLRGLKSHKSSEALSANLAIGRNFFAASRQAIAFDDCIKEYSRDELTVNARPRLEQSSQKEVINLVENEIAGTQRRIRNFNKSARCQVTSQGDAQFTAKRRKDSLPQNMICIIQGTAPADRWWLVKSVSGIITGSLINKRKRSNWVISSGCCQP from the coding sequence ATGGCCTACAGGGGAGAAAACCAAGACACCATAAAGAACGAAATACTTTACTTGGCATTGCTACGTGGCCTGAAGAGCCACAAATCGTCAGAAGCTTTATCCGCAAATTTGGCAATAGGCAGGAATTTCTTCGCTGCCAGCAGACAGGCCATTGCATTTGATGATTGCATAAAGGAATATTCGCGGGATGAATTGACGGTCAACGCACGTCCACGACTGGAACAAAGCAGTCAGAAAGAAGTGATCAATCTGGTTGAAAACGAAATTGCCGGGACACAAAGGAGAATCagaaatttcaataaaagtgCCCGGTGTCAAGTGACCTCACAGGGTGACGCCCAGTTCACGGCGAAAAGAAGGAAGGATTCTTTGCCGCAAAATATGATTTGCATCATTCAGGGTACGGCGCCGGCAGACAGGTGGTGGCTGGTCAAAAGTGTTTCAGGGATAATAACTGGCTCACTGATCAATAAAAGAAAGAGATCAAACTGGGTCATTTCTTCGGGCTGTTGCCAGCCTTAG